The genomic window AGTGGCAGAGCGCAGCTGGAACTATGCGTACACCGCCCAGCGACTGATTGAAATCGCCGACGGCCCTCGTACCGACGTGCAGGACGTCACCCATTACAGCTACGACGCCAAGGGCAATCTCACCCAGATCACCAATGCCCTGCCCCGGCTGGGCAGTTTCGACGATCACAGCACACCCGGCTTCCTCACCAACGCCATTAGTTTGGGTGCCATGTTTGGCCGGGACAGCATTCAGATTGAAACCGCGTATACATCGATGCCTTATGACCTTCACTAGAAACAGGGACGTTCAATGCGCAAAGCATCCTATGCAGTAGTAGCACTTGCCGTGCTCTACTCCCTCTCCGTACCGGCAGCTCAGACTCCTGGTTGGATATATGCAACATCCATCGTCAGCTTTTCTCCAGGTCCAAATACCACTGGTGAATACGCAAACCCCGCCAACGCACTGGGAGCTCCTGATTACAAGGTTGGCGGCGCACCTGAATACGTGTCACTCGGCAATGGCGGGACGCTTATCCTGAAGCTGGCTGAACCTGGTATTGCAGCATCTGGGGAGGCTTTTCCAGACATTAGGGTCGTTGAGATCGGCGAGCAGGGAGAACCCGTCGACGTTTACATCAGCCAGAACGGTGCTGATTGGATTCTCGTGGGGTCGACCATTTCCACCAACAGCCTCGATATCGACAAGCCCACCAATGCCAACACCGAGACTTACTACAAGTATGTGAAGCTTATCGATCTGCCACCAGTACAAAGCGGAGCACCCTATGCCGGCGCGGACATCGACGCAGTTGTGGCCATACCCAGAACAGGTATGGAGCAGAAAGGTCCGCCTTCCAATTCCTGCTCTACACCGGGTCAATTGGAGCCCGAATCCTATGCAGGGAACCCGGTTAACTTCTCCATCGGTAACAAATCCCAAAGAGAAGTGGACTACACATTCCCCCATGGATCTCTCCAGTTTGCGCGCACATACAACAGCTTGGATGGGCTATGGAGGCATAATCACTCCACCTACCTTAGCTTTGCCCAGAACGATGTACGTCTTACGATGGCAGACGGGCGCGAACTGTTCTTTTCCGTCAGTGGCAGCATAGTTACTTCTGCTTCAAAGGATCTTGGTGTATTGACGAAGAGCGGAACAGGCTGGGAGTTTCTCTCAACCAGCAATGAACGTTTTACCTTCAACAGCACCGGCCGGCTGACCAAATGGTCTACACCTCAAGGGGCCATCCAGCAATTGGCTTATTCGGGAACGAAAGTCACAGTTACCGACAACCTCGGGAACACCCTTTCGTTCACGGAGGATGCGGCACATCAGCCTCTGACGCTCACCGCTTCTGGCGTAATGTTCACCTACACATATGATTCTGAAAAGCGCTTGCTATCTGTTACCCGAAGCGCGTCGGGAAAAAGCAGCCAGCGCATATATCACTACGAGTACACCAACAACAATGCATTGCTGAGTGGTATCACAGATGAGCGTGGCGTGAGGTTTTCGACCTGGGGCTACGATGACCAGGGGCGCCCGACTTCCAGCGAGCATACAAACGGCGCTGACCGGGTGACGATAAAGTATGACAACGATGGCTCTGTGGCGGTGACCAATGAATTTGGCAGGGTCACGAAGTACAGCATTCAGACCATCAGGGGAGTGAGGCTCATCTCCTCTATCGACGGCGAGCCCACGCCCAACTGCCCCAATAGCAATTCCACATTTACGTACGATGCCCGAGGCCTGCTAAAGACGAGAACCGACGCCAAGGGAAACCTCACTACATACGACTATAACGACCGCGGCCTAGAAACCAGTCGCACCGAAGCCTCCGGCACCCCTCAGGCTCGCACCGTCACCACCGAGTGGCACCCAACGCTGTTCCTGAAAACCAAAGTCACCGAACCCGATCGCATCACCACCTACCAGTGCGACGCCCAAGGCCGACAGACCGGCCAGATCGTCACCCCCCGCTAAATACCAAGGAAGTCATCATGCAGGTACATCCCATGTACAGGCTGGGCGCGCTCGCCCTTGCCTGCGGCATCGCTATGTCCGCGACAGCGGCAGAACGTAGCTGGAACTACACCTACACCGCCCAGGGACTGATCGAAACTGCCGACGGCCCACGCACCGACGTGCAGGACGTCACCCATTACACCTACGACGCCAAGGGCAACCTCACCAAGGTCACCAACGCTCTGGGTCAGGAAACCCTGCTGGGCAATTACGATGATCGTGGCAACCCCGGCACCATTACCGATGCCAACGGTGTGGTCAGCACCCTCACCTACAGCGGCGTCGATCCCAAGCTGGCGAGCATCACCACCGCCGGCAGCACCACCAGCTTCGAGCACGACGCGGTGGGGCAACTGACCAAGATCACCCGAGCTGACGGTAGCTGGCTGCAATACACCTACGACCCGGCGCGTCGACTGACCGCGATCACTAACAACCTTGGCGAGCGTGTGGAGTACGAAGTCGACGTGGCCGGCAAGCGCACTGCGCAGCGCCTGAAAGACGCCACTGGCACGCTGAAGCAGCAACAAAGCTGGGTCTACGACGAACTGGGCCGCCTGCTGCGTTCGGTCGGCGCAGGCGCGCAAACCGATCACTACCAGTACGACCTGAACGACAACCCCACTGGCCATACCAACCCACGCCAGTTCAGCAACTCCAGCAGCTTCGACGCCCTGGATCGACTGGTTAGCCAGACCGATGCCCTGAATGGCGTCACCCAACTGGGCTATGACGCTCAGGACAACCTGACCAAGGTGCAGGATCCGCGCGGCGTCACCACGCGCTACGAATATGACGGCCTGGGCAACCTGACCAAGCTGATCAGCCCGGACAGCGGTACCAGCACCTTCGAGTACGATTCCGCCGGCAACGTCACCCAGCAGACAGATGCCCGTGGAGTAGTCGTCACTTTCAGCTATGACGCGCTAAACCGACTGACTGCCCGTCACTATCCGGCCACACCGGCACTGGACGCCAGCTACAGCTATGACGCCACGGCGGGTGGCAACGTCGGCATCGGCCGCTTGACCGCTATCCAGGACGGTAGCGGCACCCTCGCCTACCGCTACGACGCTCGCGGCAACCTGATCGAGCAAGCTCGCAACCTGAGCATCAACGGCCAGACGCTGGCAGACACCGTGACCTTCCAGTACGACGCCGCTGACCAACTGATGGGCATCGGATACCCGGGCGCCGTGCAAGTAGGTTATCCACGCAACGCGGGCGGACAAGTCGCCAGCGTGACCCTTGCCCTCGATGGCGGCAGTGCCACCAATGTGGCCAGCGGCATCAGCTACCTGCCCTTCGGACCACTACAACAACTGACGTGGGCCAATGGCATCCAGCTCAACCGCCAATATGACCAGGACTACCAACTCACTCGCCAGGACGTCGGCATTTGGCGTAACGACTACCAGCGTGACGCCAATGGCAACATCACTGAAATGGCCACCAACATCTGGGGCACGCTGAGCTTCGGCTATGACGCGCTAGACCGCCTGACCAGTGAGAACGCTGCCAGCAAGCAAGGTAGCTACAGCTACGATGGGGTAGGCAACCGCACGCAGCGCCAGATCACCGAGAACGGCGCAACAGCGGCCACCACCTATCAGTACGCCAGCGATAGCAACCGTTTGACCGCCATCGATGGTCAGACCGTCAGCACCGATGCCGCGGGCAATCTGACTCAGGACCGTTCCAGCCGACTGCTCGGCTACGATGCCCAGAACCGCTTGGCAACAGTGAAGCTTAACGGCCAGCAGGTGGCAGAGTATCGCTACAACAGCCTCGGCCAGCGCGTGGCCAAGCTCACCGGACAGGGCTTCACCACATACCTGTACGGACCGGACGGCCAACTGCTGGCAGAGACTGACTACAGCAGCGCGGGCGCTCAGCAGCGCAACCAGGCTTACCTGTGGCTGGATAACATGCCACTGGCAAGTGTGGAAAAGCAGGGCAATGGCACACCACGCGTGATCTACCTGCACAGCGACCACCTGAACACACCGCGGCTGGCAACCTCAGGGACTCGGGATCTGGTGTGGCAGTGGCAGTCGGATGCCTTCGGCAATGGAGCACCAAATCAGGATCCGCAAGGAACTGGGCAGCAGACAGTGCTCAATCTACGTTTTCCGGGACAATATTTCGACTTGGAGAGCGGATTGCACTATAACTACCTTCGAAATTATGACCCGCAGACAGGGCGCTATGTCGAAAGTGACCCGCTTGGTTTGGAGTACAAACCGCTTGATCCAGGAATTGAGCTAGCCGAAGAGCTTGGATTGGTAAATCACTCATCGCAAGCTGAGTACATGAACAAGCTTTATCACTATACAGAAAACAACCCCATCAATTTTTACGACATTGACGGGCTTGCACGAGACAAATATCAAAAGCCTGAGAATCCAAACAAAAGAAAAGGTGCAGATGAAAGACAAAAATCTGGGGAGCGTGAGCGAAATGTCGGCCACCCTGAAGGCGAAGAGCACTCCCGGCGCCCCAAAGGCGGAATTAGGATGCGAATGCCAATCCCGTTCATGCTTAACCCGTGTCTAGTCATCCCGACTCTCTGCAACCCTAATTGGCCATATGGCGATAACCAGAACTGTTAGCAGGTAAAATATGACTGATCCGTTCGTAGAAATCCATGAGCTTTTGCGCAGCAAGAATTATGATGCAGCGCTAAACAGGATATACAATAAAAACACGCACTCCATAAGCGAAGAGTTCAAGAATGACGAGAACCACGCGTGGTACATAGTTGGAGATATCTTCTTTAAA from Pseudomonas sp. GCEP-101 includes these protein-coding regions:
- a CDS encoding DUF6531 domain-containing protein, encoding MRKASYAVVALAVLYSLSVPAAQTPGWIYATSIVSFSPGPNTTGEYANPANALGAPDYKVGGAPEYVSLGNGGTLILKLAEPGIAASGEAFPDIRVVEIGEQGEPVDVYISQNGADWILVGSTISTNSLDIDKPTNANTETYYKYVKLIDLPPVQSGAPYAGADIDAVVAIPRTGMEQKGPPSNSCSTPGQLEPESYAGNPVNFSIGNKSQREVDYTFPHGSLQFARTYNSLDGLWRHNHSTYLSFAQNDVRLTMADGRELFFSVSGSIVTSASKDLGVLTKSGTGWEFLSTSNERFTFNSTGRLTKWSTPQGAIQQLAYSGTKVTVTDNLGNTLSFTEDAAHQPLTLTASGVMFTYTYDSEKRLLSVTRSASGKSSQRIYHYEYTNNNALLSGITDERGVRFSTWGYDDQGRPTSSEHTNGADRVTIKYDNDGSVAVTNEFGRVTKYSIQTIRGVRLISSIDGEPTPNCPNSNSTFTYDARGLLKTRTDAKGNLTTYDYNDRGLETSRTEASGTPQARTVTTEWHPTLFLKTKVTEPDRITTYQCDAQGRQTGQIVTPR
- a CDS encoding RHS repeat-associated core domain-containing protein, translated to MQVHPMYRLGALALACGIAMSATAAERSWNYTYTAQGLIETADGPRTDVQDVTHYTYDAKGNLTKVTNALGQETLLGNYDDRGNPGTITDANGVVSTLTYSGVDPKLASITTAGSTTSFEHDAVGQLTKITRADGSWLQYTYDPARRLTAITNNLGERVEYEVDVAGKRTAQRLKDATGTLKQQQSWVYDELGRLLRSVGAGAQTDHYQYDLNDNPTGHTNPRQFSNSSSFDALDRLVSQTDALNGVTQLGYDAQDNLTKVQDPRGVTTRYEYDGLGNLTKLISPDSGTSTFEYDSAGNVTQQTDARGVVVTFSYDALNRLTARHYPATPALDASYSYDATAGGNVGIGRLTAIQDGSGTLAYRYDARGNLIEQARNLSINGQTLADTVTFQYDAADQLMGIGYPGAVQVGYPRNAGGQVASVTLALDGGSATNVASGISYLPFGPLQQLTWANGIQLNRQYDQDYQLTRQDVGIWRNDYQRDANGNITEMATNIWGTLSFGYDALDRLTSENAASKQGSYSYDGVGNRTQRQITENGATAATTYQYASDSNRLTAIDGQTVSTDAAGNLTQDRSSRLLGYDAQNRLATVKLNGQQVAEYRYNSLGQRVAKLTGQGFTTYLYGPDGQLLAETDYSSAGAQQRNQAYLWLDNMPLASVEKQGNGTPRVIYLHSDHLNTPRLATSGTRDLVWQWQSDAFGNGAPNQDPQGTGQQTVLNLRFPGQYFDLESGLHYNYLRNYDPQTGRYVESDPLGLEYKPLDPGIELAEELGLVNHSSQAEYMNKLYHYTENNPINFYDIDGLARDKYQKPENPNKRKGADERQKSGERERNVGHPEGEEHSRRPKGGIRMRMPIPFMLNPCLVIPTLCNPNWPYGDNQNC